Within the Saccharopolyspora gloriosae genome, the region ACGTCCTGGTGCTGGCCGCACCGTTCACTGCGGGCGCGCTGCTGCAGCCGTCCGTGGTGCTGGATGCGGCACTGGCGTTCGTGGTGTTCTCGATGGCCGCTTCGGGCATCTACTTCATCAACGACGCCATCGACGTCGAGTCGGACCGCCAGCACCCGACGAAGCGGAACCGGCCGATCGCGGCGGGACTCATCCCGCTGCCGATCGCCTGGGTCGTGTCGGTGCTGCTGCTCGGCGGTTCACTGGCGATCTCGGCCGGGGTGAGCTTCGGCCTGCTGACGGTGATGGCCGTGTACATCGCGGTGCAGCTGGGCTACTGCTTCGGCCTGAAGCACCAGCCGGTGATCGACCTGTGCATCGTGGCCTCCGGGTTCCTGCTGCGCGCGGTCGCCGGTGGTGCCGCGGCCGGGCTGGAGATCACCCAGTGGTTCTACATCGTGGTGGCGTTCGGTTCGCTGTTCATGGTGGCGGGCAAGCGCTACGCCGAGGTGAAGCTGGCGGCCGAGACCGGCGCGAAGATCCGCAAGTCGCTGAAGGCGTACTCGCCGTCGTACCTGCGGTTCGTGTGGGCCATCGCGGCCGCGATCACGATCATGACGTACTGCCTGTGGGCCTACGACATCCGTGAGATCGAGCAGTCCCGCTGGGGCATCATCTCGATCATCCCGATGGTGATCGCGATCCTGCGGTACGCGGTGGACGTGGACAAGGGCGTCGCCGGCGAGCCCGAGGAGGTGGCGCTGAAGGACAAGGTGCTGCTGGTACTCGGCGCGATCCTGGCAGGGTGCTTGTTCCTGGCGTACTACCTGTAATACCTCGTTCCACCAGAACGCCCCTGGCCCTTCGGTCAGGGGCGTTCTGTGTTTCCTGCTGGGGTGGTCGGGTAGCGGAACCTCAGCCGTCTTCTCGCTGCGGGATCAATTTTTCGAGTGGCTCCGCCACACGCAAAATTGCTGTCCTCGCGAGAAGACGGCTGAGAACCCGCCGGCGGTCGGCCTGCTCAGGTGGGCTATGCGCTTCGCGCATACAGGCACGGCTTCGCCGCGAGGCACGGCTTCGCCGCGAGGCAGGCTTGCTTCGCCGCCCTTCGCGGCTTTGCCGCTCACAAGATTCGTGTACGGTTCTGATCAGCTCATCCTGGAGGGTTCTGGGCGAGGCCGAGCTGCCGGACCACGTCGTGGGCCATCTGGATGGCGTAGCTCTGGCCGCGGTCCTGGGGGTAGATCTGGGACATGGTGGCGAGGGTGACGCCGGGCATCGAGGTGGCGTGCTCCGGGATCAGCGCCCGGTACTCGGGAGTCACCACGGGCTGGGCGAAACCGGCCTTCGAGAAGTGCCAGTCCTTGATCCACGACTCGTCGAAGTCCGGATTCAGCTTGCGCAGCCACGGGATGTAGCGCTCCAGCAGCTCCGCCGGGTCGGTGGTGAACCGCCAATCGTCGCGCGGTACGTAGTTGCCGACGTAGACGACGTGGCGCCCGCCGTACTCGGCGCGGTCGACCATGTTGGTGTGCTCGACGACGGCGAGGAACGGGAAGTCCGCGTCGTTGATGTTGAGCCAGTAGTACGGGATGACGCTGCGATCGCACTCCAGCACGAAGCACGTCGCACCCAGGTACTGGTTGCGCCACAGCACGTCGTCGGACTCGATGTCGGCCGCCTTCGCGAACACCGGCTGCGGCACGGTGACGATGAGCCGGTCGAACTCGTAGGCGGTGCCGTCGGCGGTCTTGACCTCCACGGCGTTCGGCTGGCGGATGGAGGTGACGGGCTTGCCGAACTCGACGCTGCCGCCGCGTTCGGTCACCGCGTCCAGCAGCGCCCGGTACACCTGCTCGAACCCGCCGTGCACGTAGCCGAGCCCGAACGTGCGGTAGTGGATCCGCGCCCACAGCCACGCCATCGAGACGTCTTCGGCGCGGTCACCGAACTTGCCGGTGAGCAGCGGTTCCCAGATGGTCGCGGTGACGCGCGGCCCGGCCCACCGGCGCATCCAGTCCAGGGCGCGCACCGAGCCGAAGCGGGCGCCGTCGCGGACCGCTTTGAGCGCGGCGGAACTCGCGCCGAACCGCAGCCGGTCGAGCATCGAGAACTTCGGGAACTTCAGCATCTCCACCGGAGTCCCGAACGGATGCAGCTCGCCGCCCAGGTACACGCCGGTCGTGGGGGAGTGGAACCGCAGCTTGTCGGCGAGCCCGAGTTCGGTGATCAGGTCGATGATCGCCCGGTCCGTCTTGAAGCTGTGGTGGTAGAAGCGCTCCAGCGGGGTACCGCCGACCTCGATGGAGGCCGCGAGGCCGCCGAGCTCGGCCGAGGCCTCCAGCACGGTGACGTCGTGACCGGCTTTGACCGCGTCGAACGCGGCCGTCAGGCCGGTGGCTCCGGCACCGACGACACCCAGCTTCATCCGAAACTCCATCTCTTGTTGATCAGGTATTGCAGCACCACGACCAGCGGGATCGCGGCGGCCTTCACCAGGTTCGGGTTGATCTCGAGCACTCCGGAACCCAGTTGCAGCAGCAGGAACGTCAACGCCATCCCGGCGAGCCCGACGCTGTAGAACCGGACGAAGCGGACCAGCAGGCGGTCGGAGGTGCGGAAGTTCAACCAGGCGTTGAGCGCGAAGTTGTTGGCGATGCCGACGCTGGTGCTGATCGCGTTCGCGAGCTGCTCGTGCAGGCCGACGGTGTTGAACAGCAGCAGGAACACCAGGTAGTCGAGGGTGACGCCGCTGATCCCGATGATCCCGTAGAGCACCAGCGCCCTGCTGGGCCGCGGAATCCGGGACGGGCGCGGATCAGCCCTGGTCATGCCGGAACACCTTGCGCACGATGTAGAGCGGGCGTTGCCGCACCTCGTCGTAGATGCGTCCGACGTAGCTGCCGATCACGCCGAGCGAGAGCATCTGCACACCGCCGAGGAACAGCATCACCACCATGAGCATGGTCCAGCCGGACACGGTGACCTGCGGCAGGAACACCCGCATCGCCACGGCGTAGAGGATGCCCAGCGCGGCCAGCGCGAGGCTGAGGAACCCGATCCGGGTGATCAGCTTCAGCGGCGCGGTGGAGAAGCCGGTGACTCCGTCGGCGGCGAGCCGCACCATCTTGCGCAGCGGGTACTTCGTCTCGCCCGCGGCCCGTTCCTCCCGGTCGAACAGCACCTCGGCCTGCTGGAACCCCATCGAGGCGACCATGCCGCGGATGAACCTGCTGCGTTCGCGGAACCCGCGCAGTTCTTCGGCGGCCCGGCGGTCCAGCAGCCGGAAATCCCCGGTATCAACGGGAATGTCCACTTCGGCCAGGTTGTGCAGCAGGCGGTAGTAGGCGTGCGCGGTGAGCCGCTTGAAGCGGGTGTCGCGCCGGGTGCGCCGCCGCGCGGACACGATCTCCGCTCCGTTCGCCCAGGCGTCGATCATCTCGACGCTGACGCTCGGCGGGTCCTGCAGATCGGTGTCCATCACGATCACCGCGTCGCCTTCGGCGTGGTCGAGACCGGCGGTGATGGCGATCTGGTGACCGAAGTTGCGGGCGAAGTCCAGCACCCGCACCCGCGGGTCCGCCTCGGCGAGTTTCCGCAGCATGGCCAGCGAATCGTCGGCGGAACCGTCGTTGACGTAGACGAATTCGTACTCGAAGTCCGGGCGGGTGTTGATGGCGGCGGTCAGTTCGCGGTGGAATCGGCGGATGCCGTCCTGCTCGTTGAACACCGGCAGCACGTAGGAGATGAGCGAACCCGTCGCCGCCTCCTCGGTCCGTTGCGACGGCACCGGTGCTTGGCTGATCGTTTCGGCCACCTGACTCCCCCTCATCACCGCTGGCGCTGGGTGGACGCCGAGCGTGGCGGAACGGTTGCCCGGCCGCCGAGAATCCGGCGTGGGCCTTCCGGGCGAGGAACGCCACGGGTGCCCGGACTGGCCAGTTTTCCGCATTCGCGGGCACTTTCGCACCGTGCTCGTGTGATCGTTATGCGTCGGCTCGGCGAACTCGGTGCTCAGGCGCGGTGTTTCACCGGTTCGGCGGGATCCGCGACGCCGCGTGTTCACGGATGCAGGTTCCCCTCTTCGAAGGGGTATTCGCCGTCGCCGTCCGCGCCGCCCTGGCGCACCCGCCGGGTGTGCTGGTCGTAGACGTCGCGATCCAGGTCGTAGCTCACCGACAGCACGTGGCCCCAGGTGAAGCCGGGATCGCCGCGCAACCTGCTCGGGGTCTCCCACCGGCGGGATTGGCTCGGCACCCCGGTGAACACGCCGCCGTAGGACGGGTCGAACGCCATCGAGCTCTCGCCGCCGGGCGGGGTGATGAACAGGCCGGGACTGTCGGCGGTGCCGTGCGACACGCGCGGATAGTCGGTGTAGCAGGGGAAAAGGAAGCTGATCGGCCAGTCGACCAGCGCCGGGACGCCGCCGTCGAGCACGTCGCGCAGCGGCACCACATCGCGCACCGCCGGTCCGCCGAACGCCAGCCAGCCCTGCTCATCGGTGGTGGCGTCGGTGGCGCGCAACCGCACCCGGTCGGCGCCCGCGGGCAGTTCGGCCGCGTCGACGGTGATCAGCCGCCAGGGGCGGAAGTCGCGCCAGTCGGCGGCGCGGCCCATCCGCGGGTCGTCGAACGGCAGCTGGCGCGGCGGTGGATCGCGCAGTTCGCGGGAGCCCAGCGCGCGGACCTGATCGGCGGCCGCGGGGTCCGCGGTGTCCTG harbors:
- a CDS encoding glycosyltransferase family 2 protein: MAETISQAPVPSQRTEEAATGSLISYVLPVFNEQDGIRRFHRELTAAINTRPDFEYEFVYVNDGSADDSLAMLRKLAEADPRVRVLDFARNFGHQIAITAGLDHAEGDAVIVMDTDLQDPPSVSVEMIDAWANGAEIVSARRRTRRDTRFKRLTAHAYYRLLHNLAEVDIPVDTGDFRLLDRRAAEELRGFRERSRFIRGMVASMGFQQAEVLFDREERAAGETKYPLRKMVRLAADGVTGFSTAPLKLITRIGFLSLALAALGILYAVAMRVFLPQVTVSGWTMLMVVMLFLGGVQMLSLGVIGSYVGRIYDEVRQRPLYIVRKVFRHDQG
- a CDS encoding GtrA family protein; translated protein: MTRADPRPSRIPRPSRALVLYGIIGISGVTLDYLVFLLLFNTVGLHEQLANAISTSVGIANNFALNAWLNFRTSDRLLVRFVRFYSVGLAGMALTFLLLQLGSGVLEINPNLVKAAAIPLVVVLQYLINKRWSFG
- a CDS encoding decaprenyl-phosphate phosphoribosyltransferase — its product is MADKNETGATVSDPENGIDAAATNGASGNGKAVTETDAEQVRSEVESDAEGSIGSEGGGSAGALEESEETAGAGDEKDKSSDAYHAKVTAKAGTPAGLVSGLIKELRPKQWVKNVLVLAAPFTAGALLQPSVVLDAALAFVVFSMAASGIYFINDAIDVESDRQHPTKRNRPIAAGLIPLPIAWVVSVLLLGGSLAISAGVSFGLLTVMAVYIAVQLGYCFGLKHQPVIDLCIVASGFLLRAVAGGAAAGLEITQWFYIVVAFGSLFMVAGKRYAEVKLAAETGAKIRKSLKAYSPSYLRFVWAIAAAITIMTYCLWAYDIREIEQSRWGIISIIPMVIAILRYAVDVDKGVAGEPEEVALKDKVLLVLGAILAGCLFLAYYL
- a CDS encoding NAD(P)/FAD-dependent oxidoreductase, with translation MKLGVVGAGATGLTAAFDAVKAGHDVTVLEASAELGGLAASIEVGGTPLERFYHHSFKTDRAIIDLITELGLADKLRFHSPTTGVYLGGELHPFGTPVEMLKFPKFSMLDRLRFGASSAALKAVRDGARFGSVRALDWMRRWAGPRVTATIWEPLLTGKFGDRAEDVSMAWLWARIHYRTFGLGYVHGGFEQVYRALLDAVTERGGSVEFGKPVTSIRQPNAVEVKTADGTAYEFDRLIVTVPQPVFAKAADIESDDVLWRNQYLGATCFVLECDRSVIPYYWLNINDADFPFLAVVEHTNMVDRAEYGGRHVVYVGNYVPRDDWRFTTDPAELLERYIPWLRKLNPDFDESWIKDWHFSKAGFAQPVVTPEYRALIPEHATSMPGVTLATMSQIYPQDRGQSYAIQMAHDVVRQLGLAQNPPG